The following proteins come from a genomic window of Gordonia westfalica:
- the nuoN gene encoding NADH-quinone oxidoreductase subunit NuoN, giving the protein MSTSLVALGSTPLAAIETPSVEFAALSPMLIVFGAGVIGVLVEAFAPRRLRYTLQLGLSLGGLVVALAALATVTVAQTEDGANGQFAMSGAVVLDRPTLYLQGLLLIIAIIAVGFMAERRLERVVAPVTMRTLAGGGAGEEHSGRTGLNGSRGVDADMFTPSGASVPNTDAEFEATRAGAVTTEVFPLALLAVGGMMLFPACGDLLTMFIALEVFSLPLYLLCGLARRRRLISQEASLKYFLLGAFSSAFFLFGAAFVYGATGSLNLSTIGASLTDVAGAGGDTTLALIGLAMLAVGLLFKVGAVPFHAWIPDVYQGAPTPVTAFMASATKVAAFGALLRVLYVGFGALRDQWEPALWAVAIASMVIASVMAVTQNDIKRMLAYSSIAHAGFILLGMIAFDDAGLGATLFYLAAYAFTTLGAFATVAVIREPDCDTTTSDTTTSDTTTSDTSTSARTAAIHGTAATVRNPHLSGREATDLTQWSGLGRRYPLVGAMFAVYLLSFAGIPLTSGFIAKFDVFAAVAGSGGGILVVIGVTSSAIAAYVYIRIIVAMFFDDVPTRDAPHVVKPSILTTTGIAICTLATVVLGIFPQPLLDLADAAATFLR; this is encoded by the coding sequence ATGAGCACGTCTCTCGTTGCACTGGGTTCGACGCCGCTCGCCGCGATCGAGACGCCGAGCGTCGAGTTCGCGGCCCTGTCCCCCATGCTGATCGTGTTCGGTGCCGGGGTGATCGGGGTGCTGGTCGAGGCCTTCGCTCCCCGAAGGCTCAGATACACACTGCAACTGGGTCTCTCACTGGGCGGGCTCGTCGTCGCCCTCGCCGCGCTGGCCACGGTGACGGTGGCACAGACGGAGGACGGAGCCAACGGACAGTTCGCGATGTCGGGCGCCGTCGTCCTGGACCGGCCGACGCTGTATCTGCAGGGACTTCTGCTGATCATCGCGATCATCGCGGTCGGGTTCATGGCCGAACGACGACTCGAACGGGTCGTCGCACCGGTCACCATGCGCACGCTCGCAGGAGGCGGCGCAGGTGAGGAGCATTCCGGCAGAACAGGTCTCAACGGCAGTCGAGGTGTCGATGCGGACATGTTCACCCCGTCGGGCGCGTCGGTGCCCAACACCGACGCCGAGTTCGAGGCCACACGCGCGGGCGCGGTGACGACCGAGGTGTTCCCGCTGGCATTGCTGGCGGTCGGCGGCATGATGCTGTTCCCGGCGTGCGGTGATCTGCTCACCATGTTCATCGCGCTGGAGGTCTTCTCGCTGCCGCTCTACCTGCTGTGCGGGCTGGCGCGGCGTCGTCGGCTGATCTCGCAGGAGGCGTCGCTGAAGTACTTTCTGCTCGGCGCCTTCTCGTCGGCGTTCTTCCTGTTCGGCGCGGCATTCGTCTACGGCGCGACGGGATCGCTGAACCTGTCGACGATCGGAGCGTCGCTCACCGATGTGGCCGGCGCCGGCGGCGACACGACGCTGGCGCTGATCGGGTTGGCGATGCTCGCCGTCGGCCTGTTGTTCAAGGTCGGGGCGGTGCCGTTCCATGCGTGGATACCCGACGTGTACCAGGGCGCCCCGACGCCGGTCACCGCGTTCATGGCATCGGCGACCAAGGTCGCCGCATTCGGCGCGCTACTGCGCGTCCTCTACGTGGGTTTCGGCGCGCTGCGCGATCAGTGGGAGCCGGCTCTGTGGGCGGTGGCGATTGCGTCGATGGTCATCGCGTCGGTGATGGCCGTGACCCAGAACGACATCAAACGGATGCTCGCCTACTCCTCGATCGCGCATGCCGGTTTCATCCTCCTCGGCATGATCGCCTTCGACGACGCGGGACTCGGCGCCACCCTCTTCTATCTGGCGGCCTACGCGTTCACGACTCTCGGCGCCTTCGCGACGGTGGCGGTGATCCGCGAACCCGACTGTGACACGACAACTTCGGACACGACAACTTCGGACACGACAACTTCGGACACCAGCACGTCGGCGCGAACAGCCGCGATCCACGGCACCGCCGCGACGGTCCGCAACCCACACCTGTCCGGGCGCGAGGCCACCGACCTCACCCAGTGGTCGGGCCTCGGCCGCCGATACCCGTTGGTGGGCGCCATGTTCGCGGTCTACCTGCTGTCCTTCGCCGGCATCCCGCTGACGAGCGGTTTCATCGCCAAGTTCGACGTCTTCGCCGCGGTCGCCGGAAGCGGCGGCGGCATCCTGGTGGTGATCGGCGTGACCAGCAGCGCGATCGCCGCCTACGTCTACATCCGCATCATCGTCGCCATGTTCTTCGACGACGTCCCCACCCGCGACGCACCGCACGTCGTGAAGCCCAGCATCCTGACCACCACAGGCATCGCGATCTGCACCCTGGCGACCGTCGTGCTGGGCATCTTCCCGCAACCCCTGCTCGACCTCGCCGACGCTGCCGCGACGTTCCTCCGCTGA
- a CDS encoding ISL3 family transposase: MQRSAIADTICRTIELGVTITGAALDGEDRTHVFCQVLEPKNTCPGCGQPGRLRDHIDREVADLPIVGHPTRLHIAVPRHLCENPDCATTIFRADISTIVAPRAHVTRRTTTWILRAMIVDKMSVKAVAAAVGLGWNTVNTLALEEARMLASAPARLDGVRVLGVDEHKWKHVRGKGDSSFVTVLVDLTPIVDGTGPARLLDMVAGRSKAALKDWLTARDPAFRDRIKVVTMDGFAGYRTATAETLDKARAVMDPFHVVHLAADKLTVCRQRVQQDTCGHRGRTGDPLYGIRRPLLTRIGLLTDKQKTRITNGLEAREEHLAVAVTYAVYQDLIDAYGQPHKRDGKIAMYKLLKRIHTGVPKELAELAQLGRSLWARRKEILAYFDTGASNGPVEAINGRLEHLRGIALGFRNLNHYILRSLIHSGGLAERLHAL; the protein is encoded by the coding sequence TTGCAGCGTAGCGCTATTGCCGACACCATCTGCCGCACCATCGAGCTCGGGGTGACGATCACCGGTGCCGCCCTCGACGGCGAGGACCGCACCCACGTGTTCTGCCAGGTCCTGGAACCGAAGAACACATGTCCCGGATGCGGACAGCCGGGTCGGCTGCGTGACCACATCGATCGTGAGGTCGCTGATCTGCCGATCGTGGGGCATCCGACTCGGCTGCATATCGCGGTGCCGCGCCACCTGTGCGAGAACCCGGACTGTGCCACCACGATCTTTCGTGCCGACATCTCGACCATCGTGGCGCCACGGGCCCACGTCACCCGCCGCACCACCACGTGGATTCTGCGGGCGATGATCGTCGACAAGATGTCGGTCAAGGCGGTCGCCGCGGCGGTCGGGTTGGGTTGGAACACCGTCAACACGCTCGCACTCGAGGAGGCCCGCATGCTGGCGTCCGCACCGGCCCGCCTGGACGGTGTGCGGGTCCTTGGGGTCGATGAGCACAAGTGGAAACACGTTCGCGGCAAGGGGGATTCGAGTTTCGTGACCGTGCTCGTCGACCTGACACCGATCGTCGATGGTACCGGCCCGGCACGCTTGCTGGACATGGTCGCCGGCCGCTCCAAAGCCGCGTTGAAGGATTGGCTGACCGCGCGCGATCCTGCATTTCGTGACCGGATCAAGGTCGTCACCATGGACGGGTTCGCCGGGTATCGCACCGCGACCGCTGAAACCCTGGACAAGGCGCGTGCGGTGATGGATCCGTTTCATGTGGTGCACTTGGCCGCAGACAAGCTCACGGTGTGTCGTCAACGCGTGCAACAGGATACGTGCGGACACCGCGGCCGCACCGGGGACCCGCTCTACGGCATCCGCCGCCCTCTGCTCACCCGAATCGGCTTGTTGACCGACAAGCAGAAGACCCGCATCACCAACGGCCTCGAAGCGCGTGAGGAACATCTGGCGGTCGCGGTCACCTACGCCGTCTATCAAGACCTGATTGACGCCTACGGCCAACCGCACAAGCGTGACGGGAAGATCGCGATGTACAAGCTGCTCAAACGCATCCACACCGGCGTGCCGAAAGAACTCGCCGAACTTGCCCAACTCGGCCGTTCGTTGTGGGCCCGACGCAAAGAGATCCTGGCGTACTTCGACACCGGTGCCTCCAACGGCCCGGTCGAAGCGATCAACGGACGCTTGGAACACCTGCGCGGGATCGCGCTCGGCTTCCGCAACCTCAACCACTACATCTTGCGGTCACTCATCCACTCCGGCGGCCTGGCAGAACGCCTACACGCACTCTGA
- a CDS encoding LpqN/LpqT family lipoprotein, with protein MAVSHARVVDPRTIAGDVRLDVDPARFRPDPSGSRLGLFALFSAYQGTEAAFRDNVAVVLTRFIVDSTVDVNDLFDHAFVEARSLPDWTEQRADRYPITSRTQGATIQAGSFRDPTGQWLYSVNKYELYQRANVAYLLQCTGTTSSQDVSTWTALIDAVSSARIDD; from the coding sequence ATGGCGGTCTCCCACGCCCGCGTAGTGGACCCACGCACCATCGCCGGCGACGTGCGCCTCGACGTCGACCCTGCCAGGTTCCGGCCCGACCCCTCGGGTTCCAGATTGGGGTTGTTTGCCCTGTTCTCCGCATATCAAGGAACGGAGGCCGCCTTCAGAGATAATGTGGCCGTCGTATTGACCAGGTTCATCGTCGATTCAACGGTTGATGTCAATGACTTGTTCGACCATGCTTTCGTAGAGGCGCGATCACTCCCCGATTGGACCGAACAACGTGCAGACCGGTACCCGATCACATCACGAACACAGGGCGCCACCATCCAGGCCGGGAGCTTTCGCGATCCAACCGGACAGTGGCTGTATTCAGTAAACAAATATGAACTATACCAGCGCGCGAATGTTGCATATCTTCTGCAGTGCACTGGAACCACGAGTTCCCAGGATGTTTCCACCTGGACCGCCCTCATCGACGCGGTCAGTTCAGCTCGAATTGACGACTAA
- a CDS encoding HD domain-containing protein, whose amino-acid sequence MSDGVTQTPYLTEAEREQLLSRWREPHRKYHDLDHLRTVLTALDEFSSAGVSFDREAVTLAAWFHDAIYEVGAPDNEDQSAVLAETMLAGRSCATEVARLVRVTASHDVALTDLNASALCDADLSILASDSSRYSRYCADVRDEYSRFEDSVYRAGRTRVLEHFLTLERIFNTEFGYENWELRARRNLKAELRSLQRN is encoded by the coding sequence ATGAGTGACGGCGTGACGCAGACTCCCTATCTGACCGAGGCCGAACGAGAGCAATTACTCTCCAGATGGCGCGAACCACATCGCAAATATCATGATCTCGACCATCTGCGCACCGTGTTGACCGCGCTGGACGAGTTCAGTTCTGCAGGTGTCAGTTTCGACCGCGAAGCCGTAACTCTTGCTGCCTGGTTCCACGATGCGATCTACGAAGTAGGCGCTCCTGACAACGAGGACCAATCTGCTGTTCTGGCTGAGACGATGTTGGCGGGTAGGTCATGCGCGACCGAAGTCGCACGTCTGGTTCGTGTGACTGCCAGTCACGACGTTGCTCTGACCGACCTGAACGCGTCAGCTCTGTGCGACGCCGACCTGTCGATACTGGCGAGCGATTCGTCGCGATACTCCAGATACTGCGCCGACGTACGAGATGAATATTCCAGATTCGAAGACAGCGTCTACCGCGCTGGACGGACTCGGGTGCTCGAGCACTTCCTGACCCTCGAACGGATCTTCAACACCGAGTTCGGATACGAAAACTGGGAGTTGCGTGCTCGTCGCAATCTCAAGGCAGAACTTCGGTCCCTCCAGCGGAACTGA
- a CDS encoding IS30 family transposase: MRSPGRPEPSRAVQRQFWGLIATGMSTAEASVAVGVSVPVGSRWFRHAGGMTPLSLDEPAGRYLSFAEREEIALLRAQQCGVREIARQIGRSPATISRELRRNSATRSGKREYRASVAQWKAEQAAKRPKTAKLVANVELREYVQERLAGTVRSPDGTIVAGPTPPPWKGLNKPHRADRRWSLAWSPEQISQRLRVDFPDDESMRISHEAIYQSLFIEGRGALKRELVACLRTGRALREPRARSRNKPQGHVTSDVVLSQRPPEAHDRAVPGHWEGDLIIGVGRSAIGTVVERRSRATILVHLPRLQGWGEQPPVKNGPALGGYGAIAMNAALTASIAALPQQLRKTLTWDRGKELSAHAQFAMDTGTQVFFADPHSPWQRPSNENTNGLLRQYFPKGTDLSRWSANDLEAIAYTLNNRPRKALGWKTPAEVFEGQLHSLQQPGVAWTD; this comes from the coding sequence ATGCGTTCGCCGGGCCGGCCCGAGCCGTCGCGGGCGGTGCAACGTCAGTTTTGGGGGTTGATCGCGACGGGGATGAGCACGGCGGAGGCGTCGGTGGCGGTCGGCGTGTCGGTGCCGGTGGGGTCGCGGTGGTTCCGCCACGCTGGCGGAATGACGCCACTGAGTCTGGACGAGCCGGCGGGTCGTTACCTGTCGTTCGCTGAACGGGAAGAGATCGCGCTGCTCCGCGCCCAACAGTGTGGTGTGAGAGAGATTGCTCGGCAGATCGGACGCAGTCCGGCAACGATTTCGCGTGAGTTGCGCCGCAACTCCGCTACCAGGAGTGGGAAACGTGAGTATCGAGCCTCGGTGGCGCAGTGGAAAGCTGAGCAGGCCGCCAAGCGCCCGAAAACAGCGAAACTCGTGGCCAACGTCGAGTTGCGGGAGTACGTGCAGGAGCGGTTGGCGGGCACTGTCCGTAGCCCCGACGGCACGATCGTCGCCGGCCCCACGCCGCCGCCGTGGAAGGGGCTCAACAAGCCGCACCGGGCCGACCGGCGGTGGTCTCTGGCATGGAGTCCGGAGCAGATCTCCCAGCGCCTGCGGGTCGATTTCCCCGATGATGAATCCATGCGCATCAGTCATGAGGCAATCTATCAATCCCTGTTCATCGAGGGCCGTGGCGCGCTCAAACGCGAGTTGGTGGCGTGCCTGCGGACCGGGCGGGCATTACGGGAGCCCCGTGCTCGCTCACGCAACAAGCCGCAGGGTCACGTCACCTCCGATGTCGTCCTCAGCCAGCGCCCGCCTGAGGCCCACGACCGTGCTGTCCCCGGCCACTGGGAGGGTGATCTCATCATCGGTGTGGGTCGGTCGGCTATCGGCACTGTTGTCGAACGGCGCAGTCGCGCAACGATTCTAGTCCATCTCCCACGCTTGCAAGGGTGGGGTGAGCAACCGCCGGTGAAGAACGGGCCGGCACTCGGTGGCTACGGCGCCATCGCGATGAACGCGGCACTGACGGCGTCGATAGCGGCGCTGCCGCAGCAGTTGCGCAAGACGTTAACGTGGGATCGCGGTAAGGAACTGTCCGCTCATGCCCAGTTCGCGATGGATACCGGAACGCAGGTGTTCTTCGCCGATCCGCATTCACCGTGGCAGCGACCGTCCAACGAGAACACTAATGGGCTGCTGCGCCAATATTTTCCGAAGGGAACTGACCTGTCACGGTGGTCTGCAAACGACCTCGAAGCCATCGCATACACCCTCAACAACCGTCCCCGAAAGGCCCTCGGCTGGAAGACCCCCGCCGAAGTCTTTGAAGGACAGTTACACTCACTACAACAACCCGGTGTTGCATGGACCGATTGA
- a CDS encoding LysR family transcriptional regulator yields MDLVRHLRFFVAVAEEGHFGDAAARLEMTQPPVSQGLRRLEKELGVQLIRRTSRGAELTDAGRDLLPRARLLIDDAARFLGEARRLHDGTEVLRWGAVPLAGAAAVAAVAQRLGEIASGQEMVSATTVSLVEQVSAGTLDLAIVDAPCVTGTLTTGPVVVFRRHVVVPAGHPVTTAARPRLRQLAGLDFCHPPRAANPPAHDQLIDRLRESGLDPHVLPVSSTEHLVAAVAGGRAFGLTADPDRFAALDAVRCLPIGRDATALRLRVVYRESALGEVADVATAALWKISKATG; encoded by the coding sequence GTGGATCTCGTCAGGCACCTGCGATTCTTCGTCGCCGTCGCCGAAGAAGGCCACTTCGGCGACGCGGCGGCCCGGCTGGAGATGACGCAGCCACCGGTCTCGCAGGGGCTGCGGCGCCTGGAGAAGGAGCTCGGGGTCCAGCTCATCCGACGCACCTCCCGCGGCGCCGAGCTCACCGACGCCGGCCGGGACCTGTTGCCCCGCGCCCGCCTTCTCATCGACGATGCGGCGCGGTTCCTGGGCGAAGCCCGGCGCCTTCACGACGGCACTGAAGTACTGCGTTGGGGTGCAGTACCTCTCGCCGGTGCCGCAGCGGTCGCCGCCGTCGCACAACGCCTCGGCGAAATAGCTTCCGGTCAGGAGATGGTGAGCGCGACCACGGTGAGTCTGGTCGAACAGGTGTCCGCGGGCACGCTCGACCTGGCCATCGTCGATGCGCCCTGTGTGACCGGCACTCTCACCACCGGTCCGGTCGTCGTGTTCCGACGCCACGTCGTCGTACCCGCAGGCCATCCCGTCACCACCGCGGCACGTCCCCGATTGCGCCAGTTGGCGGGCCTGGACTTCTGCCATCCGCCACGCGCGGCGAACCCGCCTGCACATGACCAGCTGATCGACCGCCTCCGCGAGTCCGGCCTCGATCCGCATGTCCTGCCCGTCTCGTCCACCGAGCACCTGGTGGCTGCCGTCGCCGGTGGTCGAGCCTTCGGACTGACAGCTGACCCGGATCGCTTCGCCGCACTCGACGCAGTTCGGTGTCTGCCCATCGGACGGGACGCCACCGCGCTGAGGCTCCGCGTCGTCTACCGGGAGTCCGCGCTCGGCGAGGTCGCAGACGTGGCCACGGCCGCACTGTGGAAGATCAGCAAGGCGACCGGGTGA
- a CDS encoding serine hydrolase, with the protein MNPDSGELPAHVREQVDSDVTEILADAGCSGWLHATTIGSPQISHSYDADAPVVLASVYKLAVLISLCRSADRRDIDLAASITVDPTQWAQGPTGLAALRDPVTLSRRDLATSMMTVSDNVAADVLLDEIGLDRVRDDLLDLGLRNTRIVGGVAELHERLQRETGTSTVAEAFAALADPDDDTAISAYDAAYSSSSTPRDCTTLLTSVWTDRAASNEMCAFIRDTMRRQVFTSRLASGFPFRRVTVAGKTGTLVAIRNEIGVIEFPGELPVAVAVFTMSARSDPALPHVDRAIGEAARTVVTELRVPEE; encoded by the coding sequence GTGAACCCCGACTCAGGTGAGCTGCCCGCCCATGTGCGGGAACAAGTCGACAGCGACGTCACCGAGATCCTCGCCGATGCGGGCTGTTCCGGCTGGCTACACGCGACGACGATCGGCTCGCCACAGATCAGCCACTCCTACGACGCCGACGCACCGGTCGTCCTGGCGTCGGTCTACAAACTCGCCGTCCTGATCTCGTTGTGCCGCAGCGCGGATCGCCGCGACATCGACCTCGCCGCGTCTATCACCGTCGATCCGACGCAATGGGCACAGGGTCCGACGGGACTGGCCGCGTTACGCGATCCGGTCACGCTGAGCCGTCGAGACCTCGCCACCTCGATGATGACCGTCTCCGACAACGTCGCCGCCGATGTTCTCCTCGACGAGATCGGCCTCGACCGTGTGCGGGACGACCTGCTCGATCTCGGACTCAGGAACACGCGGATCGTCGGCGGCGTCGCCGAACTGCATGAACGACTCCAGCGCGAGACCGGAACGAGCACGGTGGCAGAGGCTTTCGCCGCTCTCGCAGATCCGGACGACGACACGGCGATCAGCGCTTACGATGCCGCCTACTCGAGTTCGTCGACACCCCGGGATTGCACGACGCTGCTGACCTCGGTCTGGACCGACCGCGCCGCGTCGAACGAGATGTGCGCGTTCATCAGGGACACCATGCGGCGTCAGGTCTTCACCTCACGCCTGGCGTCGGGTTTCCCGTTCCGGCGCGTCACCGTCGCCGGCAAGACCGGAACCCTGGTCGCGATCCGCAACGAGATCGGCGTCATCGAATTCCCCGGAGAACTGCCGGTCGCCGTCGCGGTCTTCACCATGAGTGCCCGATCCGATCCGGCATTGCCACACGTGGACCGGGCGATCGGCGAGGCGGCCCGGACAGTCGTGACGGAGCTCCGCGTTCCCGAAGAATGA
- a CDS encoding penicillin-binding transpeptidase domain-containing protein, with product MRRWMVVLSVLAVLAGTLSGCFLTEDSPEDTLQSFAEALGRGDVDAAAGLTDDPTAARTTIKSVFDGMGPTPKLAVAADLVDDKKVTGTLDHQWRIRNENTAYQTPAVLTETDSGWRVRWQPSVMHRQLRDGQSFSYSDDRAYRTPVLDTNGRPLMTWQAVTLIDLARAQLTSAGQLARALRPVEPSMTAAGIRKLFDGNNSPRQTVIRLRESDLKRVQRGIEAIPGVTTSEQGALLSATKALHSPAMSGLEEIWRTAIDTTAGWSIQIVDSDGTPTHLVDSAQPGATAPVRTSIDRDIQTQAQQAVDGERRPAMIVAISPSTGGIVAVAQNDAADKSGAVSLTGLYPPGSTFKTITTAAALESGAVQPTSQVPCPGRTTIEGRTIPNEDDFDLGTVALPTAFSRSCNTTMGALANKLPDDALSTMARRFGIGADYTIPGLTTVTGSVPNATTPALRVENGIGQGTVTVSPFGLALAEASLARGETVTPTLVEGQRTTGDTEPQQIPDDAVRALRSMMRDTVTRGTATALQDIPDLGGKTGTAEYGDNKNPHGWFAGIVGDLAFATLVVGGGSSAPAVRVSGEFLRPLSD from the coding sequence ATGCGTCGGTGGATGGTCGTCCTGAGTGTTCTCGCTGTGCTGGCCGGAACGTTGTCCGGGTGTTTCCTGACCGAGGATTCACCGGAGGACACCCTGCAGTCGTTCGCGGAGGCCCTCGGGCGGGGCGACGTCGATGCCGCCGCCGGCCTCACCGACGATCCCACGGCGGCGCGCACCACCATCAAATCCGTCTTCGACGGAATGGGCCCCACCCCGAAGCTCGCGGTTGCCGCCGACCTCGTCGACGACAAGAAGGTCACCGGAACCCTCGACCACCAGTGGCGGATCCGGAACGAGAACACCGCCTATCAGACGCCCGCCGTGCTCACCGAGACGGATTCGGGCTGGCGCGTGCGGTGGCAACCCTCCGTGATGCACCGGCAGCTCCGCGACGGACAGTCCTTCTCCTACAGCGACGACCGCGCCTACCGCACACCCGTCCTCGACACCAATGGACGTCCGCTGATGACGTGGCAGGCGGTGACGTTGATCGATCTCGCACGGGCACAGCTCACTTCGGCCGGACAACTGGCCCGGGCGCTGCGGCCGGTCGAACCGTCGATGACGGCGGCCGGTATCCGCAAGCTCTTCGACGGCAACAACTCACCGCGCCAGACCGTCATCCGACTGCGAGAATCCGACCTCAAGCGTGTCCAACGGGGCATCGAGGCGATCCCCGGCGTCACCACCTCCGAGCAAGGGGCCCTCCTCAGCGCCACCAAGGCACTCCACTCCCCCGCGATGTCGGGACTCGAGGAGATCTGGCGTACCGCGATCGACACCACGGCCGGCTGGTCCATCCAGATCGTCGACAGCGACGGCACACCAACGCATCTCGTGGACTCCGCGCAGCCCGGCGCCACGGCTCCGGTCCGCACCTCGATAGACCGGGACATCCAGACACAGGCACAACAAGCCGTCGACGGTGAACGACGACCGGCGATGATCGTCGCGATCTCACCCTCGACGGGCGGAATCGTCGCCGTCGCCCAGAACGACGCCGCCGACAAGTCCGGTGCGGTCTCCCTCACCGGCTTGTACCCGCCGGGCTCGACCTTCAAGACCATCACCACCGCAGCAGCGCTGGAGTCCGGCGCGGTTCAGCCGACATCACAGGTCCCGTGCCCGGGACGGACCACGATCGAAGGCAGAACGATCCCCAACGAGGACGATTTCGACCTCGGAACCGTGGCTCTGCCAACAGCTTTCTCCCGGTCCTGCAACACGACCATGGGTGCACTCGCAAACAAACTCCCCGACGACGCACTGAGCACGATGGCCCGCCGGTTCGGCATCGGCGCCGACTACACGATTCCGGGGCTGACCACGGTCACCGGCTCCGTACCGAACGCCACCACCCCCGCACTTCGCGTCGAGAACGGCATCGGTCAGGGCACCGTGACCGTCAGCCCGTTCGGTCTGGCGCTGGCCGAAGCGAGTCTCGCGCGCGGTGAAACGGTCACCCCGACACTGGTCGAGGGACAACGCACCACCGGCGACACCGAGCCGCAACAGATTCCCGACGACGCGGTTCGGGCACTCCGAAGCATGATGCGCGACACCGTGACCCGCGGTACCGCGACCGCGCTGCAGGACATCCCGGATCTCGGCGGCAAGACCGGCACAGCAGAGTACGGCGACAACAAGAACCCGCACGGCTGGTTCGCCGGCATCGTCGGCGACCTCGCCTTCGCGACGCTCGTCGTCGGCGGCGGGTCGTCGGCGCCGGCCGTGCGGGTCAGCGGCGAGTTCCTGCGACCGCTGAGCGATTAG
- a CDS encoding amphi-Trp domain-containing protein encodes MGDELFEHETKTTLSREDAAQRLHALADAIARHNEVSYVANNKTVRIDVPPQVKLKVEFERGEEESEIEIEISW; translated from the coding sequence ATGGGTGACGAACTGTTCGAGCACGAGACCAAGACCACGCTGTCCCGCGAAGACGCGGCACAGCGGCTTCACGCGCTCGCTGACGCGATCGCACGGCACAACGAGGTGTCCTACGTCGCGAACAACAAGACCGTGCGCATCGACGTCCCGCCACAGGTGAAGCTGAAGGTCGAGTTCGAGCGCGGCGAGGAGGAATCCGAGATCGAGATCGAGATCTCCTGGTAG
- a CDS encoding DNA alkylation repair protein, producing MAAVDDVLAELESLGTEQTRKTYRRHGVGDNQYGVLYSALGKIEKRIKVDHELALALWDSGNHDARVLAAMIADPGQADPALLDAWANDVDNYTLGDAVSTFATSTPLAQETAERWIESDRELVAAMGWNMLGTIATKDRDLPDSYFDRLLSRIEVELADSQNRVRYSMNNALIAIGLRNESLEQTAVAVAGRLGTVVVDHGQTNCKTPDAIAYIEKTKAHRARRKK from the coding sequence ATGGCAGCGGTGGACGACGTACTGGCGGAACTGGAGTCGTTGGGTACGGAACAGACGCGTAAGACCTACCGGCGGCACGGGGTCGGTGACAACCAGTACGGCGTCTTGTACTCCGCACTGGGGAAGATCGAGAAGCGGATCAAGGTCGATCACGAACTGGCTCTGGCCCTGTGGGACAGCGGCAATCACGATGCCCGTGTTCTCGCGGCGATGATCGCCGATCCCGGGCAGGCCGACCCGGCGCTGCTCGACGCGTGGGCGAACGACGTCGACAACTACACGCTCGGCGATGCGGTCTCGACGTTCGCGACGTCGACGCCGCTCGCGCAGGAGACAGCTGAGCGGTGGATCGAGTCCGATCGCGAGCTCGTCGCCGCGATGGGATGGAACATGCTCGGCACCATCGCGACGAAGGATCGAGACCTACCGGATTCCTACTTCGATCGATTGCTCTCGCGGATCGAAGTAGAACTCGCAGACAGTCAGAACCGGGTTCGGTACTCGATGAACAACGCGCTCATCGCCATCGGGTTGCGCAACGAGTCGCTGGAGCAGACGGCGGTCGCCGTGGCCGGACGACTCGGTACGGTCGTCGTCGACCACGGTCAGACCAACTGCAAAACGCCCGATGCGATCGCCTACATCGAGAAGACGAAAGCGCATCGGGCGCGTCGGAAGAAATAG